In the Chitinophagales bacterium genome, one interval contains:
- a CDS encoding histidine kinase — protein sequence MRTWTYSLIGFILIVSLALLINIYTLDCSKEELVIEVFFTSFICIATWSGSYFIDRYICERISDWHKAPVRRLLLSYFLSGSYAILLIITAFRVREWLDPAVVIETQKYIFYSVFSLLITLLVISNYAISDFMKQWQASELKAEHMKQQMLQSEYESLKNQVNPHFLFNSLNTLTALIGEDPEKATDFVQKLSRVFRYALQNQEKTTITLGSELEIVRAYLFIQKMRFGDNLQFEIAIPESGMHTEVITQGLLTLVENAIKHNEASDENPLTIRIALEDNKYIVVSNNLQRKNMTQPSTGIGLPNIISRCESLTDVPVVILEEQNQFIVKLPAIVSKR from the coding sequence ATGAGAACCTGGACCTACTCGCTGATCGGATTTATCCTGATTGTTTCCCTCGCTTTACTGATCAATATCTACACGCTCGATTGCTCGAAAGAAGAGTTAGTGATTGAGGTTTTTTTCACGTCATTCATTTGCATTGCAACATGGAGCGGAAGCTATTTTATTGACCGTTACATCTGTGAAAGAATATCCGATTGGCATAAGGCACCTGTAAGAAGGTTGCTGCTCTCCTACTTCCTCAGCGGATCCTATGCCATTTTGCTCATCATCACAGCATTCCGGGTCCGCGAATGGCTTGATCCTGCAGTTGTAATCGAAACCCAGAAATATATTTTCTATTCGGTTTTTTCATTGCTCATCACCTTGCTGGTTATTTCCAACTACGCCATCTCTGATTTTATGAAACAATGGCAGGCATCTGAATTGAAAGCAGAGCACATGAAGCAACAAATGCTGCAGAGTGAATATGAGTCGCTGAAGAACCAGGTGAATCCCCATTTTCTTTTCAACTCGCTGAATACATTAACAGCACTTATCGGCGAAGACCCTGAAAAAGCGACAGACTTCGTGCAAAAACTATCCAGGGTTTTCCGCTATGCATTGCAAAACCAAGAAAAAACCACGATCACGCTTGGCAGCGAGTTAGAGATCGTGCGTGCATATCTTTTTATTCAGAAGATGCGGTTCGGTGATAATCTTCAATTTGAGATTGCCATTCCGGAATCCGGCATGCATACGGAAGTAATCACCCAAGGCTTACTCACCCTGGTGGAGAATGCGATTAAACACAATGAAGCATCAGACGAAAATCCGCTGACCATCCGGATTGCACTGGAAGACAATAAATACATTGTTGTCAGCAATAACCTGCAGCGAAAGAATATGACACAGCCATCCACCGGCATTGGTTTGCCAAATATCATCAGCCGGTGCGAGAGCCTGACGGATGTGCCGGTTGTCATCCTGGAAGAACAAAATCAATTCATTGTCAAACTGCCTGCCATCGTTTCCAAACGGTAG
- a CDS encoding DUF2306 domain-containing protein, which translates to MTDLLKPVLIMHIVAGTAALFSGSISIVAEKGLIVHRTSGKVYFWSMLIVACTAAIMSLAKDLDFFLMLSMFACYAAYAGYRSIRNKRRRASILDWLMLCAALITCASMLLSGNLVLTIFGAIFAMLSVNDARDFLKREPLTVRSKRWLVVHIARMMTAYIATTTAFVVVNVSDAMPQQLNALIWLAPTIVFTPLIFFFIRKYTGSKQALLTAAINE; encoded by the coding sequence ATGACTGACCTACTGAAACCCGTTCTGATAATGCACATTGTAGCCGGCACCGCAGCATTATTTTCAGGATCCATTTCCATTGTTGCAGAGAAGGGACTTATCGTACACCGTACAAGTGGCAAGGTGTATTTCTGGTCAATGCTGATTGTCGCCTGCACTGCCGCAATCATGTCGCTCGCAAAAGACCTTGATTTTTTCCTGATGCTGTCAATGTTTGCCTGTTACGCCGCATATGCGGGCTATCGCAGCATTCGCAACAAGAGGAGAAGAGCAAGCATATTGGATTGGCTGATGCTGTGCGCTGCACTGATCACCTGTGCAAGCATGCTGCTGTCCGGAAACCTGGTGCTGACGATATTCGGAGCTATCTTTGCCATGCTGTCGGTGAATGATGCACGCGACTTTTTAAAAAGAGAACCGTTAACTGTCCGGAGCAAAAGATGGCTGGTTGTGCACATCGCAAGAATGATGACTGCATACATTGCCACTACAACAGCTTTTGTGGTCGTAAACGTGAGTGATGCAATGCCACAGCAACTTAATGCATTAATCTGGCTGGCGCCTACCATAGTATTCACACCACTGATCTTTTTCTTCATCAGAAAATACACCGGCAGCAAGCAGGCATTACTTACTGCAGCAATTAACGAATAA
- a CDS encoding TonB-dependent receptor — MKKTDSLACQAASKGNSKPAGRMFLFLQIIISLTVAVANGQSLKQTVRGTVADVDSKEPLIGAVLFFPALKMGSTTDENGTFKISDVPVGRYTMQCTYLGYEDQTVADVIITSGKEVVLNIYLAEKVNELNEVVVTYDRKKDNSVTNNDMTVVSSRSFNIEDTKRYAGSLGDPSRMAANFAGVSGANDARNDIIIRGNAPSGLLWQLEGLNIPNPNHFGALGSTGGPVSMLNNNVLDKSDFMTSAFPAQYGNALSGVFDLKMRNGNNERLEVLGQIGFNGFELGLEGPFSKNTKSSYLINYRYSTLGVFQQIGIDFGTGAATPNYQDLNLKLNFKVRNGNLSIFGLGGTSDVSFLGNETDTSKLDFYGSRYTNTIVRYKSGVAGINYEVNLSPKSISSITLGLSGTDEYFHGDSISYTTLEEIPAGNASFKTQKYSLNYTFTHKLNAKNTWSAGITSDLINADLFNEEIHNGTEYITNVETNTFTMLGQAFAQWKHRFNDRLTFKGGMNLLLLTLNNSLALDPRIGFTYRLTGNKSISLGYAVVSRMQAYSLYTIRTPQENGYTLTNENLGFTRAHHLVLGYDWLITEQLNLKAEAYVQHLFNVPVEQHSSSYSALNTGDGFAPDFTDSLVNNGTGNNYGLEITLEKYFSKGYYLLSTVSLFNSKYKGSDDIVRNTAFNQHYVINLLGGKEIVVGKKGNALGLDVKFTTAGGKYLTPIDEEASAISGSEIRNEDLAYSEQQSAYLRLDTKIYFRENYKGLSMEFSLDLQNLTNHQNVFTQHYDPYNNKIVTEYQQGFFPVPTFKMTF; from the coding sequence ATGAAAAAAACAGACTCCCTGGCCTGTCAAGCAGCTTCAAAAGGTAATAGTAAACCTGCCGGCCGCATGTTCCTTTTCCTGCAGATTATAATCAGCCTCACCGTTGCTGTTGCCAACGGACAATCATTGAAACAAACCGTTCGTGGTACTGTTGCTGATGTTGACTCGAAGGAACCACTGATTGGCGCAGTATTGTTCTTCCCTGCTTTAAAGATGGGAAGCACCACCGACGAAAACGGCACATTCAAAATAAGTGATGTACCCGTAGGACGATATACAATGCAATGCACCTACCTTGGATATGAAGATCAGACTGTGGCTGATGTCATCATCACATCCGGAAAAGAAGTGGTACTCAACATTTACCTGGCAGAAAAAGTAAATGAACTGAATGAAGTAGTCGTGACTTACGACCGCAAAAAGGACAATAGCGTTACCAACAATGATATGACTGTGGTGAGCTCAAGATCTTTCAATATTGAAGATACAAAACGCTATGCCGGCAGTTTGGGTGACCCTTCCCGCATGGCGGCTAATTTTGCCGGTGTCAGTGGCGCGAACGATGCACGCAACGATATTATCATCCGCGGCAATGCACCATCCGGCCTGCTTTGGCAACTGGAAGGTCTGAACATTCCCAACCCGAATCACTTTGGCGCACTGGGCTCTACCGGAGGGCCGGTAAGCATGCTGAATAACAATGTGCTCGACAAGTCTGATTTTATGACGAGTGCATTTCCTGCACAATATGGCAATGCACTCAGTGGTGTGTTTGATCTGAAGATGCGTAATGGTAATAATGAACGCCTTGAGGTTCTCGGGCAAATCGGATTCAATGGATTCGAACTGGGACTGGAAGGACCATTTTCCAAAAACACGAAATCGTCGTACCTCATCAACTATCGCTATTCCACATTAGGCGTATTTCAACAGATAGGAATTGATTTCGGAACCGGCGCAGCAACGCCCAATTACCAGGATCTGAATCTTAAACTGAATTTCAAGGTACGCAATGGAAACCTCTCCATTTTCGGATTGGGTGGCACCAGTGATGTGAGTTTTCTGGGTAATGAGACTGATACCTCCAAGCTTGACTTCTATGGCAGCCGCTACACCAATACAATCGTCAGGTATAAATCAGGTGTAGCCGGTATAAATTATGAAGTGAATCTTTCACCGAAAAGTATCAGCAGCATCACCCTTGGTTTGTCAGGCACGGATGAATATTTCCATGGTGATTCCATCAGCTATACCACCCTCGAAGAAATTCCTGCAGGAAACGCATCCTTCAAAACACAGAAGTATTCGCTTAACTACACTTTTACCCATAAGCTGAATGCAAAAAACACCTGGTCAGCCGGTATAACATCAGACCTCATTAATGCTGACTTATTCAACGAAGAAATTCACAACGGCACGGAGTACATAACCAATGTAGAGACGAACACCTTTACAATGCTCGGCCAGGCATTCGCTCAATGGAAACACCGGTTCAATGACAGATTGACTTTTAAAGGTGGTATGAATCTATTGCTGCTCACCTTAAACAATTCGCTGGCGCTCGATCCGCGCATTGGCTTCACCTACCGGCTTACAGGCAATAAGAGCATCAGCCTTGGCTACGCTGTTGTTAGCAGGATGCAGGCTTACTCGTTGTATACCATCCGGACACCACAAGAAAACGGTTACACGCTGACAAATGAAAATCTTGGATTCACCAGGGCACACCATCTTGTACTTGGCTATGACTGGTTGATTACCGAACAACTGAACCTGAAAGCGGAAGCTTACGTGCAACACCTGTTTAATGTGCCGGTAGAACAACACAGCAGCTCGTATTCCGCACTAAATACCGGCGACGGTTTCGCGCCTGATTTCACCGACAGCCTTGTTAATAACGGAACCGGCAATAACTATGGATTGGAAATCACGCTGGAAAAATACTTCAGCAAAGGATACTATCTGTTGTCCACCGTTTCTCTCTTTAATTCAAAATATAAAGGAAGTGATGACATCGTACGCAATACTGCTTTCAATCAACACTATGTAATCAACCTGCTTGGAGGGAAAGAAATCGTGGTTGGGAAAAAAGGCAATGCACTCGGGCTGGACGTGAAATTTACGACTGCCGGTGGCAAATATCTCACACCGATTGACGAAGAGGCGTCTGCCATCAGCGGCAGTGAGATACGCAATGAGGATCTTGCATATTCCGAACAACAAAGTGCTTACCTGCGGCTTGATACTAAGATTTACTTCCGCGAAAATTACAAGGGATTGTCTATGGAGTTTTCGCTCGACCTGCAAAACCTGACCAATCATCAGAATGTGTTTACGCAGCACTATGATCCGTACAATAATAAAATCGTTACCGAATATCAGCAGGGATTCTTTCCTGTGCCAACATTCAAAATGACCTTTTAG